The genomic DNA CGCTCATCTTCATCAGTTGGCTTGTCGCCGCTGTTTCAACGCTGGGCAGCCTCTTTTTCAGTGAAATAATGGAATTGACGCCCTGCGTATTGTGCTGGTACCAACGGATATTTTTATTTCCCCTGGCAGTGATACTGCTGGTCGGCCTTTTTCCCTTCGACAAAAAGGTGGTTCGCTATGCATTACCCCTGACAATCATCGGTTTGCTCTTCACCCTTTATCATTGCCTGCTCTTTTTTGGATTTATCCCCGAGGCCCTTAAACCATGCAGCCAGGGCGTGTCCTGTGCCGACGACAGTATGGTGCTGTTCGGCTTTTTGCCAATCCCCCTGCTTTCCCTGGCTTCATTTTTGATTATTCTTACTTTATTACTAATAACCCGAAAAAGGATGTATAAATGAAAAAAAACTATCTTGTAATCGGATCGGTACTGCTGATGGTGCTCATATTTGCCATCGCCGCCTTTATCTATAACTCCCGGCAGACGCAAAAACAGATTAAACAGGCCACTGAACAATCGGGGGCTTTGATCAGGGCCCATTCCCCCAGAAAAGGGAATCCTGATGCAAAGGTTACCATTGTGGAGTTCATGGACCCGGCCTGTGAAACGTGCGCTAAATTCCACCCTTTTGTAAAGAAGCTCATGGCATCCCATCCAGGCAAGGTAAACCTGGTGATTCGTTATGCGGCATTTCACCAGGGTTCTGACCTGATGGTAAAGATACTTGAAGCCGTCAAGAAACAGGGTAAGTTCTGGGAGGTACTGGAAAAGATGTTCGAAACCCAGCCCTATTGGGCCTCTCACCATAACCCGCAGCCACAGGCATTCTGGAACTACTTGCAGCGTTCAGGCTTCGATATGGCCTACCTTGAAAAAGCAATAAATGATCCGGAAATTATAAAAGTCCTTGAAAGGGACCAGGCCGATATCAGGCGCCTGGGTGTAAACAAAACGCCCACCTTCTTCGTTAACGGCAAACCGCTGCCCAGCTTTGGCTATGAGCAACTGGCGACCCTGGTAAATGCCGAAGTGGCGGCAAATTACTAAGCATAGTCAGTAAAAAAGAGACGAGCTTTCTCTTTCACTCATTTATCATCAACAATGAGAATATTCTTTTTCATCATTATTTGACGAGCTTGGGATTATTTTTATGTCTCTTTGAGTCCCGTCTCGTCTTCTTATCCAGATTTTTTCTGATTGCCCCGGTCATATCTATGCCTGTCTGGTTGGCTATACAGGTAATAACAAAGAAAATATCAGCCAGTTCGTCGGCAAGGGAAATCTCCTTATCTGACGGTTTAAAACTCTGGTCGCCATAGGTTCTGGACATAACTCTTGCCAGTTCCCCGACTTCTTCCATGAGTTGCGCAAGGTTGGTCATTTCCGAGAAATACCGAACACCATGCTCCTTTATCCAGTCATCAACAATTGTCTGATACTCTCTAAAAGTTATATTTTCCACCTGTCTCCCTGCAAATAAGTTTACTAATTTGATTGTAACGTAATATAATAGGTTATATAACCAGCCTGAACAAGAACTAACCCATAGCTTTTTAACTTTTTTTACCATACTGGATGAAAACAATAACGACGGATTTCCCGGCAGCAACAAAGAAGAATATTATTAGAGTCATTCTCCTTCTCGCTTTCTTATTATTTCAACCAGGGCAAGCTCTCTTTGCACAGGAAGATTTCCCGGAAGAAAGCGAGCTTGAATCAATTGAGAAATCGATTGAAGCGCTCCTTCCTTCAGAGGAAAAAGATGAGCTAAGAAGTCGCTACTACCTTATTCTTGCCCGGGAAAAGCTGAATAATAAGGAGTTTGAGGAAACACTTAATTTACTCGAAAACAACAGTGAGTATATTAGGGATGAAAAAACCGCCACACTGATGAGGGGGATAGCCTGCTATTTTACAGGAAGCCACTATGAAGCTGAAGCTGAATTACTTAACATTGCCTATGACGATGGGGGAAACAAGGAGGCGCTAAACCTGCTTGGAAGTATCTATTATGAAAGAGGTGATCTGACTATTGCCATAGAACACTGGCAATGGGCGCTATCGCTTGAAAAGGAGAATGCGGAACTTAAGGCAATGATTGCCAAGGCAAAGAGGGAGGCTGCCGTAGAATCAAAAATGGAGAAAACCTTTACAGGCAGGTTTCTCATTAATTATGACGGCAGGCGCGATGAAAAAACAGGCCATGTCATATCGGGTATACTGGAAGAAGCTTATTATGACGTAGGCACAGACCTCAACTTCTTTCCCGAAAAAGAGATAAGCGTCATTATATATACGGAAAAGGAATTTAAGGAAGTCACCCTGGCGCCGGGCTGGGCCGGAGGGCTTTATGATGGGAAAATAAGAATCCCCTCCGGTGGCGCCGAGCTCTCGTCCATGAAGCTCAGGCAACTCATTTACCATGAATACACCCATGCCGTTATTCATCTACTTGCAGGAGGCATGTGCCCCAGGTGGCTTAACGAAGGGATTGCCATGTACGAAGAGAGCAAAGTGAATGCAGAAGGGGAACAATTCAAGGCAAGCCCAAAGAGTAACATCGATATCTCCAGCAGTGGTGACATTGACCTTCTTTTAATGTCAGACAATGCAGACAAGGCCCTCTTTGCCTACAGACAGAGTTACAGCCTTGCCAGGAACCTTATAGACAACTACGGAATCCACAAGATTGCCGGACTGTTAAAGGCCCTTGGAAAAAACAAACCCTTTAAAAAAACATTCAACCAGGCATACGGCAACGACAACCTTTCCTTTGACACGTGGTGGAAAAATGTATATAAAGATTAATAGGTCAATCGGTTTATCCCGGATTAGGGAGG from Deltaproteobacteria bacterium includes the following:
- a CDS encoding disulfide bond formation protein B, which translates into the protein MDHQREINNTHWTLIFISWLVAAVSTLGSLFFSEIMELTPCVLCWYQRIFLFPLAVILLVGLFPFDKKVVRYALPLTIIGLLFTLYHCLLFFGFIPEALKPCSQGVSCADDSMVLFGFLPIPLLSLASFLIILTLLLITRKRMYK
- a CDS encoding DsbA family protein encodes the protein MKKNYLVIGSVLLMVLIFAIAAFIYNSRQTQKQIKQATEQSGALIRAHSPRKGNPDAKVTIVEFMDPACETCAKFHPFVKKLMASHPGKVNLVIRYAAFHQGSDLMVKILEAVKKQGKFWEVLEKMFETQPYWASHHNPQPQAFWNYLQRSGFDMAYLEKAINDPEIIKVLERDQADIRRLGVNKTPTFFVNGKPLPSFGYEQLATLVNAEVAANY
- a CDS encoding nucleotide pyrophosphohydrolase, with translation MTFREYQTIVDDWIKEHGVRYFSEMTNLAQLMEEVGELARVMSRTYGDQSFKPSDKEISLADELADIFFVITCIANQTGIDMTGAIRKNLDKKTRRDSKRHKNNPKLVK
- a CDS encoding peptidase MA family metallohydrolase, whose protein sequence is MKTITTDFPAATKKNIIRVILLLAFLLFQPGQALFAQEDFPEESELESIEKSIEALLPSEEKDELRSRYYLILAREKLNNKEFEETLNLLENNSEYIRDEKTATLMRGIACYFTGSHYEAEAELLNIAYDDGGNKEALNLLGSIYYERGDLTIAIEHWQWALSLEKENAELKAMIAKAKREAAVESKMEKTFTGRFLINYDGRRDEKTGHVISGILEEAYYDVGTDLNFFPEKEISVIIYTEKEFKEVTLAPGWAGGLYDGKIRIPSGGAELSSMKLRQLIYHEYTHAVIHLLAGGMCPRWLNEGIAMYEESKVNAEGEQFKASPKSNIDISSSGDIDLLLMSDNADKALFAYRQSYSLARNLIDNYGIHKIAGLLKALGKNKPFKKTFNQAYGNDNLSFDTWWKNVYKD